Within the Pseudomonas sp. SL4(2022) genome, the region GCTGGACAGCGGCCACGAAGGTATAGCCACGCAGGGGCACATTGACGATGTAGCGTTTGCCATCCAGCCCATCGCCGAGTGCTCGGCGTAAGGCTGCGATATGCACGCGCAGGTTGATCTCTTCGACCACGGTGGCAGGCCATACATGAGCAATAATGGCCTCTTTGCTCACCACCTCTCCGGCGTTAAGCAGCAATATACGCAATATCTCCAACGCCTTGCTACCAACACGCAACGGTCGGCCACCGTTCAACACCAGCCGGCGCTGCACGTAAAAGCTGAACGAACCGAAATGCAGTATTTCTTCGGCTTGACTGCTTCTGAGAATGTTCATGCACACACAGCGCTGCGACCACCGGCCCCACCCGGCACCGAGCGCCACTCCTTGTTGAGGGTTCAGGGTTATCGTCCCAGACAACCGCGCGCAGGAAAGACCTAAAAGCGGACCAAAACAGCCAACCAGGTGTCCAATACGGACCCAGAGGGCCTAACCGAACTGCCGTCGATACTGGCTCGGCGTCAGTCCCAGTCTTTCACCAAACAAGTGGCGCATATGCCGAACACTGCCGAAGCCACTCCGGTAGGCCACCGTTTTCAACGGCAGGCCGCTGGTTTCTAGCAGTCCCCTCGCGCAATCGATGCGGGCGCCCTGGACAAACTCCATAGGCGTCATATTTACCTCGCGATTAAATACCCGCGCAAAGTGCCGTGTACTCATGCCGGCCAGGCTGGCCAGGCGCTCTACACTAAACTCTTCGCTCACATGCTCGAGAACATAGTTCTGGACTCTGCTGACGGGCGAGTCTTCCTTTACCACCGATGCAACCAACGGGCTGAACTGCATCTGCCCGCCCTGGCGCCTCATTACCACCAACAGTTCCTTAGCGACGGCCAGCGCTAATCGCTTGCCGTGATCCTCAGCGACAATGGACAGGGCAAGGTCTATGCCGGTAGTCACTCCACCCGATGTCAGTAACTTGCCATCTCTGACGAAAATCTGATCAGTCTCGACTATGGCCTGGGGATAGCGCTTGGCCAGCCGTTCAGTGTAATTCCAATGAGTGGTAACTCGACGGCCGTCTAGCAGGCCTGCCTGCCCGAGAATAAAGGCTCCGGTACAAATAGAAGCGAGGCAACCGACTTCACAAGCCACTCTTCGCAACCAGCATTCGAGCCGAGGATAAACCTCTTTGTAGGCACTCGGCCCTCCGGGCACCAACAATACGTCATAGGGCCCTGATGCCTGGTTAAGATCCACATCAGCGTGCAGCACGACTCCGTTGGAGGCTCGTACTCGCAATTCGTCAGAACCTATTGTGGATATCTGATAGCAATTACTTGGCTCGAGAAAGCGATTAGCAATGGAGAAAACCTCCATGGGGCCGGCCACATCAAGTAATAAAAACTCCGGAAACAATACAACGGCAACAGACTTCATGGGTTCTAACCAGCGGAAAGAGAAATAGTGAATCGCCACGGTTTTTAGAGCCATCCGGACGGTGTCCGGACCACCTCCGCGCCTATCCACGCCCACTGATCGCGCAGGGTCGATAGCGGGCCCAGCACAGCCCGACCGGCTTCCTTACCCGATGTTCGTCGATCGATGCGCAGAGGCAAGGGGTTTAAGCACAACTAACGACGATCCTTCGTGATCAGACGTCGCACCTAAATAGGCCACAGCCAGCCAACTATCGCCGCAAATACGCCGGCCACGCCTGCTGCGGTTTAGCGTTGGTAGCTCAGGAACGCTGCAGCCAGCGGAGGAAACCACCTTTTTTGATCGCCACCGGTTTCTGCACTAACAGCGCAGCGCTGTTCTGCTGGCGGAAGCTCTGCAGCTTGTGCAGGGCGCTGCCGACCTCGCTGCGTTGCTCCAGGCAGGTCTGAATCAGTGGCTTGTCGAGGCGATAGAGCATTCCCGAACTTAGTGCAGTGAAACGCGCCTGCGAAGGTGTGTCGTGGATGATGCCCTGCTCACCCATAATCTCACCTGGGCCCATGCGCCCGGCCTCGATGAAGCGCTCACCGTCAGGCACGGCAGCGGACACCACGCCGGTATCGATCACCAGCAACTGTTCGCTGACCTCCCCCAGTTCCAGCACCACCTGGCCAGCGCTGACGGCCAGCGGCTGCATCTGCTCGGCCAGGAGATCCTTCTCCTCGGCGCTCAGCGAGCGGAAGATCTTCACATCGTCGAGCAGCGCGCGCTGGCGACTGTGCGCCACGTCCTGAGCCTCATTGCCGCGCAGGATGCCGGCGGCTTGCAGGTGGCGGTGGGCCAGGTCAAAAATCAGGTTACGCACCTCAGTCTTGTTGCTCTTGGCACTGACGTAGCCGCTGATCTCGTACTCCACCGTATGCAGATCCGAGGCCTTCACAGTGACTTTGGCCTTGGGTGCCGGCAGCAGCGCGCTGACGCCCTGCAGGGTGCGGTTCAGCGCGTCAAGCACCCGCCGCGGGCGTACCTGCGCCGGTACGCTGAGACTGATGCTGACCTGGTGGATATCGATGGTGCGATTGAGGTTGAGGATCTTGGCCTTGGCCGCCACTGAGTTGGGGATCACCACCGTCCCGCCCTGGCTGGTGCGCAGGTGGGTGGCGCGCCAGTCGATCTCGATCACCTTGCCTTCGGTGCCGTCAATCGACACCCAATCATCCAGACGGTAAGGCTTAGTGGTGTTTAGTACGATGCCGGAGAACACATCACTGAGGGTGCTCTGCAGCGCCAGGCCGACGACAATAGCGACCACCCCGGAGGTGGCCAGCAGCCCCTTGACCGGCAGCTGCATGATGTAGGCGGCGGCCGCGACCAGGGCGGCGAGGAAGATCACCGCGCCCAGCACGTCTTGCAGCAAGCGCCCGGCGTGACCGCTGCGCGGCATCAGCAGCACGCCGAGAACCACAGTCAACGTGCGTGCACAAAGCAGCCACCAGGCGATGCCCAGCACTGAGCCGATCATGTTCAGCGCCGGCTCGGTCCAAGGCGGCGGCTGCAGCGGGCTCATACCGGCGTCGATAATCACCAGGCTATAGGCAAGGAAGAAACCCAGGCGCAACAGTACGCGCCAGATCTTGCCCTCCGCGGGCAACAGGCGCCAGCAGGCGAGGTCAGCGAACAGCAGGCCGACGGCAATCAGCAGCGGGTGTTGGTGAATCAGCGCGAGCATGCCGCACTCCGGGGTAGGTTAGAGCTGGTGGGGGTAAGCATGACTGGATCGACGGCAAAGGTGAACGCTCAGTGCTGCAAATCCTCTTCTAGAGCTGCACAACAGCTGCGTCCTGCTCGAAGACCTGCATCAGACAATGGCGGGATCACGCAATGGCGTTTCGCGCGAGCGACGATGCTGGTGCCCTGCCAAAACCACCACTGCAGGCACGGAGTTCGACCATGAGGGAAACGCTGAAGAAGACTTCCTGATTTTGGCAACATGCGGACACCACCCGCCGAGTTTTCCAATGACGCAGATGACCTTCGCCGACGCCGAGTACGCCGGCAAGCGCAAGCAGATCTGCAATAGTTTAAGAGCTGATAAAAACAAGAAACCCCCGATATACGGGGGCTCCATCGTAAAACTTTACGTTTAAATAGAAGGTATTTCCTAGAACGGAATGTCGTCATCAAAGCTGTCGAAATCCGCGGCAGGCTGAGGTGCTTGTTGCGGTGCCGGGCGGGGCGCTGACTGCTGCTCACGCTGCGGCGCAGGGCGCTGTTGACGCGGGGCCGAGTCACCACCACCGGCGTTGTCCGGACGACCGCCAAGCAGCTGCATGGTGCCCTGCATGTCGACGATGATTTCGGTGGTGTAACGCTTAACGCCGTCTTTTTCCCACTCACGGGTCTGCAACTTGCCTTCGATGTACACCTGCGAACCTTTGCGCAGGTATTCACCGGCGATCTCGGCAACTTTGCCGAACAGCGACACACGGTGCCATTCGGTTTTTTCGACTTTCTGACCGGTCTGCTTGTCGGTCCACTGCTCGCTGGTTGCCAGGCTCAGGTTGGTGACCGCGTTGCCGCTCGGCAGGTAGCGGGTTTCCGGATCCT harbors:
- a CDS encoding GlxA family transcriptional regulator — translated: MKSVAVVLFPEFLLLDVAGPMEVFSIANRFLEPSNCYQISTIGSDELRVRASNGVVLHADVDLNQASGPYDVLLVPGGPSAYKEVYPRLECWLRRVACEVGCLASICTGAFILGQAGLLDGRRVTTHWNYTERLAKRYPQAIVETDQIFVRDGKLLTSGGVTTGIDLALSIVAEDHGKRLALAVAKELLVVMRRQGGQMQFSPLVASVVKEDSPVSRVQNYVLEHVSEEFSVERLASLAGMSTRHFARVFNREVNMTPMEFVQGARIDCARGLLETSGLPLKTVAYRSGFGSVRHMRHLFGERLGLTPSQYRRQFG
- a CDS encoding mechanosensitive ion channel family protein, with the translated sequence MLALIHQHPLLIAVGLLFADLACWRLLPAEGKIWRVLLRLGFFLAYSLVIIDAGMSPLQPPPWTEPALNMIGSVLGIAWWLLCARTLTVVLGVLLMPRSGHAGRLLQDVLGAVIFLAALVAAAAYIMQLPVKGLLATSGVVAIVVGLALQSTLSDVFSGIVLNTTKPYRLDDWVSIDGTEGKVIEIDWRATHLRTSQGGTVVIPNSVAAKAKILNLNRTIDIHQVSISLSVPAQVRPRRVLDALNRTLQGVSALLPAPKAKVTVKASDLHTVEYEISGYVSAKSNKTEVRNLIFDLAHRHLQAAGILRGNEAQDVAHSRQRALLDDVKIFRSLSAEEKDLLAEQMQPLAVSAGQVVLELGEVSEQLLVIDTGVVSAAVPDGERFIEAGRMGPGEIMGEQGIIHDTPSQARFTALSSGMLYRLDKPLIQTCLEQRSEVGSALHKLQSFRQQNSAALLVQKPVAIKKGGFLRWLQRS
- a CDS encoding single-stranded DNA-binding protein is translated as MARGVNKVILVGTCGQDPETRYLPSGNAVTNLSLATSEQWTDKQTGQKVEKTEWHRVSLFGKVAEIAGEYLRKGSQVYIEGKLQTREWEKDGVKRYTTEIIVDMQGTMQLLGGRPDNAGGGDSAPRQQRPAPQREQQSAPRPAPQQAPQPAADFDSFDDDIPF